The Microbacterium luteum genome includes a region encoding these proteins:
- a CDS encoding kinase/pyrophosphorylase, producing MAQAVCTVPWPPWMTAASTSPPNRCAGSRSVTWMFSAETRSGQYHGLGDLEQYFRRMRAVEYAIEHDDGQSGRDLASADVIIVAPSRCGKTPTTMYLALHYGLLVANYPLTDDDFPTDGLPRIVAPHADRCFGLTTTPLRLSQVRHERRPNSTYASLAQCTLELRRAEDLYRRTHLPFLSSATRSVEEMSAVILQSMNLRDRPHERPSP from the coding sequence GTGGCACAGGCGGTCTGCACCGTGCCCTGGCCGCCGTGGATGACGGCCGCGTCGACGAGCCCGCCCAACCGGTGTGCGGGCAGCAGATCGGTGACATGGATGTTCTCCGCCGAGACGCGCTCCGGGCAGTACCACGGGCTCGGGGACCTCGAGCAGTACTTCCGCCGCATGCGGGCCGTTGAGTACGCGATCGAACACGACGACGGCCAGAGCGGGCGCGACCTGGCGAGCGCCGATGTGATCATCGTCGCGCCCTCGCGGTGCGGGAAGACGCCGACGACGATGTACCTGGCCCTCCACTACGGGCTCCTTGTCGCGAACTATCCGCTCACTGACGACGACTTTCCGACCGACGGTCTGCCGCGCATCGTCGCCCCGCACGCAGACCGCTGCTTCGGGCTGACCACCACTCCGCTCCGTCTCAGCCAGGTGCGCCACGAGCGCCGCCCGAACTCCACCTACGCGAGCCTCGCCCAGTGCACGCTCGAGCTCCGCCGGGCCGAAGACCTCTACCGCCGCACGCACCTTCCGTTCCTCAGCTCCGCGACCCGCAGCGTCGAGGAGATGTCCGCCGTGATCCTGCAGTCCATGAATCTGCGCGACCGACCCCACGAAAGGCCCAGCCCATGA